A section of the Pedobacter sp. HDW13 genome encodes:
- a CDS encoding DUF72 domain-containing protein, with amino-acid sequence MKWRIGCSGFYYREWKEVFYPKGLAQKDWFKYYCEHFNTIEINSTFYKMPTQKSFDKWYHESPDDFVFTIKTPRLITHYKQLNDCKTLINDFYAAVQSGLKEKIGCILFQFPPKFEYTSGRLANLTENLNSDFQNVVEFRHLSWFNEEIYQELSQSHIIFSGQSYPAVLPDTVIQNMDKVYYRFHDKPVLYKSEYDKALIDTFPRQIKANFKEVFVYFNNTWGTAALHNAKQLQLAVK; translated from the coding sequence ATGAAGTGGAGAATTGGTTGTTCTGGTTTTTATTACCGCGAGTGGAAAGAAGTTTTCTATCCGAAAGGTTTGGCGCAAAAAGATTGGTTTAAGTATTATTGTGAGCATTTTAATACGATAGAAATCAATTCTACCTTTTATAAAATGCCAACTCAAAAATCATTCGACAAATGGTACCATGAAAGTCCTGATGACTTTGTATTTACCATTAAGACTCCACGTTTAATTACACATTACAAACAGCTTAATGATTGTAAAACGCTCATTAACGATTTTTATGCAGCTGTTCAATCAGGCCTAAAAGAAAAAATAGGCTGTATATTATTCCAGTTCCCACCCAAATTTGAATACACTTCCGGTCGGTTGGCCAATCTGACCGAAAATCTAAATTCCGATTTTCAGAATGTGGTAGAGTTTCGTCACCTGAGCTGGTTTAACGAGGAAATTTATCAGGAACTTTCTCAAAGTCATATCATTTTTAGCGGTCAAAGTTATCCCGCTGTCCTACCCGATACGGTAATCCAAAACATGGATAAGGTGTATTATCGCTTTCATGATAAACCCGTACTTTACAAATCGGAATATGATAAAGCATTGATTGATACTTTCCCTAGGCAAATTAAAGCAAACTTTAAGGAGGTTTTTGTTTATTTTAACAATACCTGGGGCACAGCTGCACTGCATAATGCCAAACAATTGCAGCTGGCTGTAAAATAA
- the dnaJ gene encoding molecular chaperone DnaJ produces the protein MSKRDYYDVLGVTKSAAADEIKKAYRKMAIKYHPDKNPGDKAAEDKFKEAAEAYEVLSSPEKKQRYDQFGHAGVGSSASGGYGGGNMNMDDIFSNFGDIFGGHNPFESFFGGGGGGQQRGGRRVAKGSNLRIKVKLTLEEIAHGAEKKIKVNKLIVCKTCDGSGAKDKSSVSTCGTCGGSGQVRRVTNTILGQMQTASTCPTCNGSGQQITAKCNVCHGDGVVRGEETITINIPAGVSEGMQLSMSGKGNAAPNGGIPGDLIILIEETPHETLKREGNNIVYDLHLSFVDAALGMSIEVPTIDGKAKIKIDPGTQSGKLLRLKGKGLPEVNSYHRGDEIIHINIWTPKALSSDERSALEKLRESPNFKPQPGKNDKSFFERMKEYFE, from the coding sequence ATGAGTAAAAGAGATTATTACGACGTATTAGGCGTAACCAAAAGCGCAGCTGCTGACGAGATAAAGAAAGCTTACCGTAAGATGGCGATCAAATATCACCCAGATAAAAATCCGGGAGATAAAGCCGCTGAGGATAAATTTAAAGAAGCTGCAGAAGCATACGAAGTTTTAAGCAGCCCGGAGAAAAAACAGCGTTACGATCAGTTTGGCCATGCCGGTGTAGGCAGTAGTGCCTCTGGTGGTTACGGTGGTGGCAATATGAACATGGATGATATCTTCAGTAATTTCGGAGATATTTTTGGTGGTCATAATCCATTCGAAAGCTTTTTTGGTGGCGGCGGTGGTGGTCAGCAACGTGGCGGCCGACGTGTAGCCAAAGGCTCAAACCTGCGCATTAAGGTTAAATTAACACTTGAAGAGATTGCGCACGGTGCTGAAAAGAAAATTAAGGTTAATAAACTGATTGTATGTAAAACCTGCGATGGTTCTGGTGCAAAAGATAAATCATCGGTAAGTACCTGTGGTACATGCGGTGGTAGCGGCCAGGTACGCAGGGTAACCAATACTATTTTAGGCCAGATGCAAACTGCATCGACCTGCCCTACCTGTAATGGAAGCGGTCAGCAAATTACTGCTAAATGTAATGTTTGCCATGGCGACGGTGTGGTACGTGGCGAAGAAACCATTACCATTAACATTCCTGCTGGTGTAAGCGAAGGCATGCAACTGAGCATGAGTGGCAAAGGAAATGCAGCGCCAAACGGCGGTATTCCGGGCGATCTGATTATCTTAATTGAAGAAACTCCACACGAGACCTTAAAACGTGAAGGCAACAATATTGTTTACGATTTACATTTAAGTTTTGTAGATGCTGCTTTAGGAATGAGCATAGAAGTACCTACAATTGATGGTAAAGCCAAAATTAAAATTGATCCGGGTACCCAAAGCGGAAAGCTATTGCGTTTAAAAGGCAAAGGTTTACCAGAAGTGAACTCTTACCACAGAGGTGATGAGATTATCCACATCAACATCTGGACACCTAAAGCGCTAAGTAGCGATGAACGCAGTGCTTTAGAGAAATTACGCGAATCTCCAAACTTTAAGCCACAGCCTGGCAAAAACGATAAGAGCTTCTTCGAAAGAATGAAAGAATATTTTGAGTAA
- a CDS encoding universal stress protein — protein MSTYLVPVDFSKTADHAAKYAARLSFAMTNAKIILLNAYYVSEYESILPTPDMLVTTDDRIADEISDRLAALEKLKAKLLEINPQAEVEVYLTRDTILRSVIDRVNREEIELIIIGSNGKKAKDESDIGSNAIKISKSSPVPVLVVPPKADYQSIRKAVLACDFKKVKEVIPMRALKNILSKHALELLVLNINSGHHIDREEEHFLHDMLSDFSPAYHYSDHPDTIKGIVKFAKNEAAQLIIALPKKYSFFESLLHESVSQKLTIKSHVPVLLLKD, from the coding sequence ATGAGCACATACCTCGTACCTGTAGATTTTTCCAAAACAGCAGATCATGCTGCTAAATATGCGGCCAGGCTTAGTTTCGCCATGACCAATGCTAAAATAATTTTGCTCAACGCTTATTACGTTTCAGAATACGAAAGCATTCTGCCTACACCCGATATGCTGGTAACAACTGACGATCGCATTGCAGACGAAATTTCGGACAGGCTAGCTGCTTTAGAAAAACTTAAGGCCAAACTACTCGAAATCAATCCTCAGGCAGAAGTAGAAGTTTATTTAACCCGAGATACTATTTTAAGATCGGTAATTGATCGTGTAAACCGGGAAGAAATAGAACTGATTATTATTGGCAGCAACGGAAAAAAAGCCAAAGATGAAAGCGATATCGGTTCTAACGCCATTAAAATCTCAAAATCGAGTCCGGTGCCCGTTCTGGTTGTACCGCCCAAGGCCGATTACCAATCCATCAGGAAAGCAGTTTTAGCCTGCGATTTTAAAAAAGTTAAAGAAGTCATCCCAATGCGTGCCCTTAAAAATATCCTGAGCAAACACGCGCTCGAACTTTTGGTACTCAATATCAATTCAGGGCATCATATCGATCGGGAGGAAGAACATTTTCTGCATGATATGTTAAGCGATTTTTCGCCGGCTTACCATTATTCAGACCATCCAGATACCATTAAAGGAATTGTGAAATTTGCCAAAAATGAGGCCGCACAACTCATTATCGCATTACCCAAGAAATATAGTTTTTTCGAGAGTTTGCTGCATGAAAGTGTATCGCAGAAGCTAACCATCAAATCGCATGTACCGGTATTGCTGCTGAAGGATTAA
- a CDS encoding HAD family hydrolase yields the protein MFLQKLKEITTFIFDVDGVLTDGSVQVTDNGQSLRTFNIKDGYAMQLAVKRGYNICIISGGDGIAMGKRFFNLGVTDVFLGTGDKVAVFNQYLANKNITAGEVLYMGDDIPDLKVMKLVGLPTCPADAVEEIKAISTFISPYSGGKTAVRDIIEKVMKVQGKWHDENPNAADSGV from the coding sequence ATGTTTCTTCAGAAGCTAAAAGAGATTACCACTTTCATTTTTGATGTTGATGGTGTATTAACAGATGGATCTGTTCAGGTTACTGATAATGGTCAATCGTTGCGCACCTTTAACATTAAGGACGGTTATGCCATGCAATTGGCCGTTAAACGTGGTTACAACATCTGCATCATTTCGGGTGGTGATGGGATTGCCATGGGTAAACGTTTTTTTAACCTGGGTGTAACCGATGTTTTTTTAGGGACGGGCGATAAAGTTGCGGTTTTTAACCAATACTTAGCCAATAAAAATATTACTGCCGGAGAAGTGCTTTATATGGGCGATGATATTCCGGATTTAAAAGTAATGAAACTGGTTGGGCTACCAACCTGTCCGGCTGATGCCGTTGAAGAAATTAAAGCCATTTCTACTTTTATTTCGCCCTATAGTGGTGGTAAAACCGCTGTACGCGATATTATCGAAAAGGTAATGAAAGTACAAGGCAAGTGGCACGATGAAAACCCAAATGCCGCCGATTCGGGGGTATAG
- a CDS encoding nucleotide exchange factor GrpE, whose translation MFNKKKNNDKEENIMNTENTSENTTENVENTDAAANVTEQAPELTAEEKLQAEVQQLNDKYLRLYAEFDNYKRRTQKERIELLQTAGKDVIVSLLPVLDDFDRALKAMESASEVAPVKEGVLLVSTKLKNTLAQKGLKDVESISQPFNTDFHEAITNIPAPTEELKGKVIDEVEKGYTLNDNVIRFAKVVVGA comes from the coding sequence ATGTTTAATAAGAAGAAAAATAACGATAAAGAAGAAAATATAATGAATACTGAAAATACATCAGAAAATACTACCGAAAATGTAGAAAATACTGATGCCGCTGCAAATGTAACTGAGCAGGCTCCGGAACTAACTGCTGAAGAAAAATTACAAGCAGAAGTTCAACAACTTAACGATAAATATCTACGTTTATATGCTGAGTTTGACAATTACAAACGCCGTACACAAAAAGAACGCATAGAGTTATTACAAACCGCTGGTAAAGATGTAATAGTTTCGCTTTTACCAGTTTTAGATGATTTTGACCGTGCATTAAAAGCCATGGAAAGCGCTAGTGAGGTTGCTCCGGTTAAAGAAGGCGTTTTATTGGTTAGCACCAAATTGAAAAACACTTTGGCACAAAAAGGTTTAAAAGATGTGGAAAGCATCAGCCAGCCTTTTAATACAGATTTCCACGAAGCCATTACCAATATCCCTGCCCCTACCGAAGAATTAAAGGGTAAAGTTATTGACGAGGTTGAAAAAGGTTATACTTTAAATGATAATGTGATCCGCTTTGCTAAAGTAGTAGTTGGAGCTTAG
- a CDS encoding cell division ATP-binding protein FtsE — MTGNAVIHLSNVDVFQQKHLVLSNVNLHIEKDEFIFLIGQTGSGKSSLLKILYGDLHIGSGEGNIAGFDLKNLKESQVPFLRRKLGVVFQDFQLLTDRTIEKNLEFVLKATGWKDEKLINERIKDVLDKVGLRSKIKKMPHEISGGEQQRIVIARALLNDPEIILADEPTGNLDPETSEEIVTLLKQISQAGTAVLMATHDYHIIRTFPSRIIKCENGIVHEDAQIA, encoded by the coding sequence ATGACAGGTAACGCAGTAATTCATTTAAGCAATGTTGATGTTTTTCAACAGAAACATCTGGTACTCTCAAACGTAAATTTACACATCGAAAAAGACGAATTTATATTCTTAATCGGTCAAACCGGTTCGGGCAAGAGTAGTTTGCTTAAAATATTATATGGCGATTTACATATTGGCAGTGGTGAGGGCAACATTGCAGGTTTCGATCTTAAAAACCTGAAAGAAAGCCAAGTGCCTTTCTTACGTCGTAAACTGGGTGTAGTTTTTCAGGATTTTCAGCTACTTACCGACAGGACGATTGAAAAAAACCTCGAATTTGTACTCAAAGCCACTGGTTGGAAAGACGAAAAGCTAATTAACGAGCGTATAAAAGATGTTTTAGACAAAGTAGGTTTACGCTCGAAGATCAAAAAGATGCCACACGAAATTTCGGGTGGTGAACAGCAACGTATTGTAATTGCAAGGGCATTGTTAAACGATCCGGAAATTATACTGGCCGATGAACCGACAGGTAACTTAGATCCCGAAACTTCGGAAGAAATTGTAACCTTATTAAAGCAAATCAGTCAGGCCGGAACAGCTGTTTTAATGGCCACACACGATTACCACATCATCCGTACTTTCCCATCGCGTATTATCAAATGCGAAAATGGCATTGTTCACGAAGATGCACAAATAGCATAA
- a CDS encoding nucleoside triphosphate pyrophosphatase translates to MPVQFPPIILASKSPRRQELLSLMGLDFKVELKDVDESYPEGLSPAEIAIYISEKKARAFTGDGEIIITADTIVALNGEILGKPKDRTHAQEMLKKLSGSKHEVFTGVTLVKGDKLFSFYDRTEVTCKAVTAAEIDFYIDNYKPFDKAGSYGVQDWWGIVVVERIEGSYTNVMGLPTEKLYSYLTGLII, encoded by the coding sequence ATGCCTGTTCAATTTCCACCGATTATTTTAGCCTCTAAATCGCCGCGCAGGCAAGAACTTCTAAGCCTGATGGGCCTCGATTTTAAGGTTGAATTGAAAGATGTGGACGAAAGTTATCCGGAAGGCCTTAGCCCGGCAGAGATTGCAATTTATATCTCAGAGAAAAAAGCAAGGGCATTTACCGGAGATGGCGAAATCATTATTACCGCGGATACCATTGTGGCCTTAAACGGCGAAATTTTAGGCAAACCTAAAGACCGGACACACGCACAAGAAATGCTCAAAAAACTATCTGGTAGTAAACATGAGGTTTTTACCGGGGTAACGTTGGTTAAGGGCGATAAACTGTTTTCGTTTTACGATCGCACTGAAGTTACCTGTAAGGCTGTTACAGCAGCGGAAATTGATTTCTATATCGATAATTATAAGCCCTTTGATAAGGCTGGAAGCTATGGCGTACAAGATTGGTGGGGAATTGTTGTAGTAGAACGTATTGAGGGCTCATATACCAATGTCATGGGTTTACCCACCGAAAAATTATATTCATATTTAACAGGTTTGATCATCTAA
- a CDS encoding exopolyphosphatase — protein sequence MRIAVIDLGTNTFHLLIAEVNATAFEILYKTNVPVKLGEGRINDNVIIPAAFERGINCLKTFQNTIADYNVDRVRATATSAVRSAENGNDFVEAVKMTTSISIETISGDEEAELIYQGVKLSGAIQELSLIMDIGGGSVEFILCNEEQLIWKKSYNIGAARLMQQFFKSDPLSDEDKQAILFHIQEQLTDLFEICEKYKPQILIGSAGAFETFAELVTRKHNQAIDIAQIKTFLFNYDDYIETSIKLINSTHQQRAEMPGIIPLRVDMIVIATLITNYVLGRCKINRLTLSTYDLKMGVLASQI from the coding sequence ATGCGCATTGCTGTAATCGATCTGGGCACCAACACCTTCCACCTGCTTATTGCAGAAGTAAATGCAACTGCATTTGAAATTCTGTACAAAACCAATGTACCTGTTAAGCTGGGCGAAGGGAGGATTAATGATAACGTTATTATCCCAGCTGCATTTGAAAGAGGCATAAACTGCCTTAAAACCTTTCAAAATACTATTGCTGATTATAATGTCGATCGAGTAAGGGCAACTGCAACTTCGGCAGTTAGAAGCGCTGAAAATGGAAACGATTTTGTGGAAGCCGTTAAAATGACAACAAGTATCAGCATCGAAACAATTAGCGGCGATGAAGAGGCAGAATTAATTTACCAGGGCGTAAAATTGAGTGGAGCCATACAAGAGTTATCGTTAATTATGGATATTGGTGGTGGCAGCGTAGAGTTTATTCTCTGCAACGAGGAACAATTGATCTGGAAAAAAAGCTATAACATTGGGGCAGCACGCCTGATGCAACAGTTCTTTAAATCTGATCCCCTTTCTGACGAAGATAAACAAGCCATACTTTTTCACATTCAGGAACAATTGACAGATCTTTTCGAAATCTGTGAAAAATATAAACCACAAATTTTAATTGGTTCGGCTGGTGCATTCGAAACTTTTGCGGAACTGGTTACCCGAAAACATAACCAGGCTATAGATATTGCTCAAATCAAGACCTTTCTGTTTAACTATGACGATTACATAGAAACATCCATAAAACTAATCAATTCTACTCACCAGCAAAGAGCAGAAATGCCGGGAATTATTCCGCTACGGGTAGATATGATTGTAATTGCCACCTTAATTACGAATTATGTTTTAGGGCGTTGTAAAATAAACCGGCTTACGCTTTCTACCTATGATCTAAAAATGGGCGTTTTGGCTAGCCAGATATAA
- the iscX gene encoding Fe-S cluster assembly protein IscX, giving the protein MNNDKFALPFYWNDYEDIAMSLYEKFGDDFSETKIYRIRFTELIDWVLELPNFKGTREESSEGHLEQIQSAWVYEWRDNQ; this is encoded by the coding sequence ATGAACAACGATAAATTTGCCTTACCTTTTTACTGGAACGACTACGAGGATATTGCCATGTCTTTATATGAGAAATTTGGTGATGATTTTTCAGAAACCAAAATTTACCGCATCCGCTTTACCGAATTGATCGACTGGGTTTTAGAATTGCCAAATTTTAAAGGAACACGCGAAGAAAGCAGCGAAGGTCATTTAGAGCAAATCCAATCGGCCTGGGTGTACGAGTGGAGAGATAATCAGTAA